From the genome of Abditibacteriaceae bacterium, one region includes:
- the moaC gene encoding cyclic pyranopterin monophosphate synthase MoaC, with the protein MNATQMIDVSDKAVTAREAKAEGFISLAPETVEAIESGTVPKGNVLETARIAAIQAAKRTPDFIPLCHPLLIAGARCEFRCDADNGSIRVETTVRCSGQTGVEMEALAAAAAALLTIYDMTKGIDETLEIGAIRLLEKRGGRTGTWTRESASTGGENRTRKSVGG; encoded by the coding sequence ATGAACGCAACGCAAATGATCGACGTGAGCGACAAAGCGGTAACAGCGCGCGAAGCCAAAGCGGAAGGTTTTATTTCGCTGGCACCGGAAACTGTCGAGGCCATTGAAAGCGGGACGGTGCCCAAAGGCAACGTTTTGGAAACGGCGCGCATCGCGGCGATTCAGGCCGCCAAGCGCACGCCCGATTTTATACCGCTTTGTCATCCCCTGTTAATTGCGGGTGCGCGCTGCGAATTCCGGTGCGACGCCGACAATGGCAGTATTCGTGTTGAAACAACAGTTCGTTGTTCGGGCCAGACCGGAGTGGAAATGGAAGCGCTCGCCGCCGCCGCCGCCGCACTTCTCACCATTTACGACATGACGAAAGGCATCGACGAGACACTGGAAATCGGTGCGATTCGTTTGCTCGAAAAACGGGGCGGTCGAACCGGAACTTGGACGCGCGAGAGCGCATCAACCGGCGGCGAAAACCGCACGCGCAAAAGTGTGGGCGGTTAA
- the moaA gene encoding GTP 3',8-cyclase MoaA — MLCDRHNRVITYLRISVTDRCNFRCTYCLPEDGIEWLPRESILTFEEIARVATVGASLGLKKIRLTGGEPTLRRDLPTLVQMLRAIDGVEEIALTTNASRLDELAQPLHDAGLSSVNISLDSLQSERANALARRDVFADVQRGIEAAVRSGLKLKFNAVVSRGVNDDELCDLVHFAHERGAPMRFIEMMPMGDTAAHQREALVSTEEMRATLQRDFELQPEAPEDGAARGWKCTKTEARVAFISSMSEAFCDTCNRMRLTAEGGLRPCLHQNAEVDVRALLRNNARDDELQNAFRQAADLKWAGHHMTDVIPLHSIKNMISIGG, encoded by the coding sequence ATGCTGTGCGACCGCCACAATCGTGTCATCACGTATCTGCGCATCAGCGTCACCGACCGCTGTAATTTTCGCTGCACCTATTGCCTGCCCGAAGATGGCATCGAGTGGCTGCCGCGCGAAAGCATTCTGACATTCGAAGAAATCGCGCGTGTGGCAACCGTGGGCGCGTCGCTGGGATTGAAGAAAATTCGTCTCACCGGCGGCGAACCAACATTGCGCCGCGATTTGCCAACTCTCGTCCAAATGCTGCGCGCTATCGACGGGGTCGAAGAAATTGCTTTAACAACGAACGCGTCGCGTCTTGATGAACTCGCGCAACCGCTGCATGACGCAGGACTTTCAAGTGTCAACATTTCGCTCGACAGTTTGCAAAGCGAGCGAGCCAATGCGCTCGCGCGGCGCGATGTTTTCGCCGATGTGCAGCGCGGAATCGAAGCGGCGGTTCGCAGCGGTTTAAAACTGAAGTTTAATGCGGTCGTTTCGCGCGGCGTGAACGACGACGAGCTTTGCGACCTCGTGCATTTTGCTCACGAACGCGGCGCACCAATGCGTTTCATTGAAATGATGCCGATGGGCGATACGGCGGCGCATCAACGGGAGGCGCTGGTTTCAACCGAAGAAATGCGCGCGACATTGCAACGCGATTTCGAGTTGCAGCCAGAAGCTCCCGAAGATGGCGCGGCGCGTGGCTGGAAATGCACGAAAACAGAGGCACGCGTCGCTTTCATTTCGTCGATGAGCGAAGCATTCTGCGACACTTGCAATCGCATGAGATTAACGGCGGAAGGTGGCTTGCGCCCATGTCTGCACCAAAACGCCGAAGTCGATGTTCGCGCGCTTTTGCGCAACAATGCAAGAGACGACGAGTTGCAAAACGCCTTTCGCCAGGCCGCCGATTTGAAGTGGGCCGGACATCACATGACCGACGTTATTCCGCTTCACAGCATCAAAAACATGATTTCCATTGGAGGCTGA
- the metF gene encoding methylenetetrahydrofolate reductase [NAD(P)H]: MRIDELFESGRPLVSFEFFPPKDEAGEAQLLKAIDDLRPLAPDFVSVTKTGGGTPQTLDLTARIQSELDVRCMAHMTCAGHTAEEMGAYLDRLWDSGVRNVLALRGDPPAGERFNAVEGGFGYATDLVKFARERQDFCVAVAGYPESHPQSLNLTRDVEYLKLKQDNGAHFVITQLFFDNADFFRWRDLAEKLGVSIPLCAGIMPISSVSQIKRFVMMCGAKIPHWLLVRLESLESDPLAVAAAGVDHAITQCEELLREGVPGLHFYTLNRSKATNLIGQSLRGSGALPAS; encoded by the coding sequence ATGAGAATCGACGAACTTTTTGAAAGCGGACGCCCTCTTGTGTCGTTCGAATTTTTTCCACCCAAAGACGAAGCCGGTGAAGCGCAGTTACTCAAGGCCATCGACGACTTGCGCCCTCTCGCGCCCGATTTCGTGTCGGTGACCAAAACCGGCGGCGGCACACCGCAAACGCTCGACCTAACGGCGCGTATTCAAAGCGAACTCGATGTGCGTTGCATGGCCCACATGACCTGCGCCGGACACACCGCCGAAGAAATGGGCGCTTACCTCGACCGCCTCTGGGATTCCGGCGTGCGTAACGTCCTCGCGTTACGCGGCGACCCACCGGCGGGCGAGCGGTTTAACGCCGTTGAAGGCGGCTTTGGTTATGCCACCGATCTGGTGAAATTTGCGCGCGAACGCCAAGACTTCTGCGTTGCCGTTGCGGGCTACCCCGAAAGCCATCCGCAAAGCCTCAACCTCACGCGCGATGTGGAATACCTCAAGCTGAAGCAGGACAACGGCGCGCATTTCGTTATCACGCAGTTGTTCTTCGACAACGCCGATTTTTTCCGCTGGCGCGATTTGGCCGAAAAGCTCGGCGTCTCGATTCCCCTCTGCGCCGGAATTATGCCGATTTCGTCGGTGAGCCAGATCAAGCGTTTTGTGATGATGTGCGGCGCAAAGATTCCTCACTGGCTTTTGGTGCGCTTAGAAAGTCTGGAAAGCGACCCGCTCGCGGTTGCGGCAGCAGGCGTCGATCACGCGATTACGCAATGCGAGGAATTGCTGCGCGAGGGCGTACCCGGCTTGCACTTTTACACGCTCAATCGCTCGAAGGCGACGAATCTCATCGGTCAGTCGTTACGCGGGAGCGGAGCGCTTCCCGCTTCGTAA
- a CDS encoding TIGR02587 family membrane protein, with the protein MNSPGPIAQSLQEYGRGVVGGLVFSLPLLYTMEVWWAGFSIQPERLLCGIAATAALLLGYNFFVGIRNDATFLECAIDSVEEFGLGLVVSAFILWLLGRIAPGMAVSEIAGKIIIEALLVAIGVSVGTAQLGPSSDDDESEPSPDCSGVVRQSVIAACGAFLFAANVAPTEEIVMLASEMKAWQILILALFSLTLGAIILYGADFRSAKTVSPGGNAVEIMSGIARTYAIALLISAAVLWFFGRFDDASFSFAVAQTVVLGFAATLGASAGRLLLQIDSS; encoded by the coding sequence ATGAACTCTCCCGGCCCTATTGCGCAGTCGCTTCAAGAATACGGACGCGGAGTTGTCGGTGGCCTCGTTTTCAGCTTACCGCTGCTTTATACGATGGAAGTGTGGTGGGCCGGATTTTCGATTCAGCCCGAGCGATTGCTGTGTGGAATAGCGGCAACTGCGGCGCTGCTGCTCGGCTATAACTTTTTCGTCGGCATTCGCAACGACGCGACTTTCCTCGAATGCGCCATCGATTCCGTTGAAGAATTCGGTTTGGGACTTGTGGTTTCAGCGTTTATTTTGTGGCTTCTGGGCCGCATCGCACCGGGCATGGCAGTGAGTGAAATCGCCGGAAAAATCATTATCGAAGCGCTTCTGGTCGCCATCGGAGTTTCGGTTGGAACGGCGCAATTAGGCCCGTCGAGCGACGATGATGAAAGCGAACCTTCGCCCGATTGCAGTGGCGTCGTGAGACAAAGCGTCATCGCGGCGTGCGGCGCTTTTTTGTTTGCTGCCAACGTCGCGCCCACGGAAGAAATTGTGATGCTCGCGTCGGAGATGAAAGCGTGGCAGATTTTAATACTTGCCCTCTTTTCTCTGACATTGGGTGCCATCATTCTTTACGGCGCCGATTTTCGCTCGGCCAAAACGGTTTCGCCCGGCGGCAATGCCGTTGAAATTATGTCGGGCATCGCGCGCACTTACGCGATTGCGCTCCTCATTTCGGCGGCGGTTTTGTGGTTCTTCGGACGTTTCGACGACGCTTCATTTTCGTTTGCCGTTGCGCAAACCGTTGTGCTGGGTTTTGCGGCAACTCTGGGCGCGTCGGCAGGGCGACTGCTTTTACAAATCGATTCCTCATGA